Proteins found in one Bremerella volcania genomic segment:
- a CDS encoding DeoR/GlpR family DNA-binding transcription regulator, translated as MQADVRRTRLLDLVRSRGFASLPELAQELEVSESTVRRDVEMLEEAGSARRTHGGVFYTGPSPNLPHFELRHEMQWSKKRQIAKAAAQLIEEGDTVILDGGSTTYELAQMLVGRTLQIVTNSLPVANLFMASTTTELILLGGYVHNATGVSLGPYANEMISRLSARRAVLSVAGITQQGLYNSNLLLVETERAMMKAGGEVIIVADSTKFGRQSLAQMCELSEVDKLVVDHEISEAWQKQVQDAGVDLIVAPAEMAIIDRPVSHKAS; from the coding sequence ATGCAAGCGGACGTCCGACGCACGCGACTTCTCGACCTGGTTCGGTCTCGAGGCTTTGCCTCGCTTCCGGAACTTGCTCAGGAATTGGAAGTCTCGGAATCGACCGTTCGCCGAGACGTGGAAATGCTGGAGGAAGCCGGGTCGGCCCGCAGGACGCACGGGGGGGTGTTTTACACCGGTCCTTCTCCTAATCTGCCCCACTTTGAACTTCGCCACGAAATGCAGTGGAGCAAGAAGCGGCAGATCGCGAAGGCCGCGGCTCAGCTGATCGAAGAAGGCGATACGGTCATTCTCGACGGCGGAAGCACCACGTACGAACTAGCCCAGATGCTTGTCGGGCGAACCCTGCAAATCGTGACCAACTCGCTGCCGGTGGCCAACTTGTTCATGGCCAGCACGACGACCGAGTTGATCCTGCTCGGTGGCTACGTTCATAACGCGACGGGTGTTTCTTTGGGCCCTTATGCCAATGAAATGATCTCGCGACTGAGCGCTCGGCGTGCCGTGCTCAGCGTCGCGGGGATTACCCAGCAAGGGCTGTACAACAGCAACCTCCTGCTCGTCGAAACCGAGCGGGCCATGATGAAAGCTGGCGGCGAAGTGATCATCGTTGCCGACAGCACCAAGTTCGGACGTCAGAGCCTGGCTCAGATGTGCGAGCTTTCGGAAGTCGACAAGCTCGTAGTCGATCACGAGATTTCGGAAGCCTGGCAGAAGCAGGTCCAGGATGCCGGAGTCGATTTGATCGTCGCCCCAGCCGAGATGGCGATCATCGACCGCCCTGTTTCCCACAAAGCAAGCTAA
- a CDS encoding MOSC domain-containing protein, with the protein MKFPPGQVVAVCLSSGGIPRLPVKSAQLAMIGFENDGHRYEEHYAPKRAVTLFNREILDRFEPDGEAFPPGSVGENITVAGIDLGKLAIGTRLAVGEAEIQLEKPWKPCHATNAASGQSRVNEREHLGFFASVVRPGTIRRGDVVEVL; encoded by the coding sequence ATGAAATTTCCCCCAGGTCAAGTCGTTGCCGTTTGTCTCTCTTCCGGTGGAATTCCGCGGCTTCCGGTCAAATCGGCGCAATTGGCCATGATCGGCTTTGAGAACGATGGCCATCGCTATGAAGAGCATTATGCCCCCAAGCGGGCGGTTACGCTGTTCAATCGAGAGATTCTCGATCGGTTCGAGCCGGACGGGGAAGCCTTCCCCCCTGGCAGCGTTGGCGAGAATATTACCGTTGCTGGAATCGACTTAGGAAAATTGGCAATCGGGACGCGACTAGCCGTTGGAGAAGCCGAAATCCAGCTCGAAAAGCCGTGGAAGCCGTGCCACGCTACGAATGCGGCCAGTGGGCAGTCGCGAGTTAACGAACGTGAGCACCTCGGCTTTTTCGCCAGCGTCGTACGGCCAGGTACGATTCGACGTGGTGATGTGGTCGAGGTTCTATAG
- a CDS encoding aldehyde dehydrogenase family protein encodes MQFDESIIRNVVAQVLAEVGNAPPATSGFTGRYGIFDCADEAVRAAREAFEKLSERTIEDRKRIIDHIRRISIDQKVELGTMEMNETKIGRLAHKIEKLELLGRKTPGVEFLRSEVFSGDHGLAVIEHAPFGVIGCITPVTHSLPTITGNAVNMIAGGNTLVVNPHPSGKKVAAEGVRRFNKAIYDDLGIDNLICVIAEPTLESADLIFHHRDVAMICVTGGPAVARAALNSGKKAVVAGPGNPPVVVDETADLDRAARCIIQGGAYDNNLLCIAEKEVFVVNSVFDEMMRAMERAGAVRLNGSEIDRLTSVAITEYGDPGKKKQVAAKEFIGQDAAVLARAAGKNISQDVELVFGETDEHNPFVPVEQMMPFLPFVRCHDVDEAIEKARYYEHGFRHTAIIHSNNVRNMTKMGRVMDTTLFVKNGPCAAALGVGGEGYISFSIATPTGEGVTTPLTFTRERRCSLIDDLCILGHPAKG; translated from the coding sequence ATGCAATTTGACGAATCCATCATTCGCAACGTGGTGGCCCAGGTACTGGCCGAAGTGGGCAATGCTCCACCGGCAACCTCCGGGTTCACAGGCCGCTACGGGATCTTTGACTGTGCCGACGAGGCCGTCCGGGCCGCTCGCGAAGCTTTTGAGAAGCTCTCGGAACGCACCATCGAAGACCGCAAGCGAATCATCGATCACATCCGTCGGATCTCGATCGACCAGAAGGTCGAACTGGGAACCATGGAAATGAACGAGACCAAGATTGGGCGTCTTGCTCATAAGATCGAAAAGCTGGAACTGCTGGGGCGCAAGACGCCCGGCGTCGAGTTCCTCCGCAGCGAAGTCTTCAGCGGCGATCATGGCCTGGCCGTGATCGAGCACGCTCCGTTCGGCGTGATTGGTTGCATCACCCCGGTAACGCACTCGCTTCCGACGATCACCGGCAACGCCGTCAACATGATTGCCGGTGGCAATACGCTGGTGGTCAATCCGCATCCATCCGGCAAGAAGGTTGCGGCGGAAGGGGTTCGTCGCTTCAACAAGGCGATCTACGACGACCTGGGCATCGACAACCTGATTTGTGTGATTGCCGAACCAACTCTCGAGTCGGCCGACCTGATCTTCCATCACCGTGACGTCGCGATGATCTGCGTCACCGGGGGTCCGGCGGTTGCCCGTGCGGCACTTAACAGCGGCAAGAAGGCTGTCGTCGCTGGTCCTGGCAATCCACCGGTTGTGGTCGACGAAACGGCCGATTTGGATCGTGCGGCCCGCTGCATCATTCAAGGTGGTGCCTACGACAACAACCTGCTTTGCATCGCCGAGAAGGAAGTGTTCGTCGTGAACTCCGTCTTCGACGAAATGATGCGAGCCATGGAACGAGCCGGTGCCGTTCGCTTGAACGGTAGCGAAATCGACCGACTCACTTCGGTCGCCATCACCGAATACGGCGATCCTGGCAAAAAGAAACAAGTGGCCGCCAAGGAATTCATCGGCCAGGACGCGGCAGTACTCGCACGAGCCGCAGGCAAGAACATTTCGCAAGACGTCGAGCTCGTCTTCGGCGAAACGGACGAACACAACCCATTTGTGCCTGTCGAGCAGATGATGCCGTTCCTGCCTTTCGTTCGCTGCCACGATGTGGACGAAGCGATCGAAAAGGCCCGTTACTACGAGCACGGCTTCCGTCACACGGCCATCATTCACAGCAACAACGTCCGCAACATGACCAAGATGGGTCGCGTGATGGATACCACCTTGTTCGTCAAGAATGGTCCTTGTGCCGCGGCACTGGGCGTCGGAGGCGAAGGTTACATTTCGTTCTCCATTGCCACCCCAACCGGCGAAGGCGTCACCACTCCCCTCACGTTCACGCGGGAACGACGCTGCTCGTTGATTGACGATTTGTGCATCCTGGGCCATCCGGCGAAAGGTTAG
- a CDS encoding acetate/propionate family kinase translates to MKVLVANLGSTSFKYRLFDMDSETQLARGGIDRIGSPESSCSVQIGDWKEEVTDHMPDHAVAVRKCLSQLTDAEHGCLKDAAEVSAIGFKAVHGGRVSGVQRVTDDVLSAMAEMNEVAPAHNPPYIAAMRLLSEQLPEIPLVAAFETGFHQTIPDRNRYYGIPKAWSDEFQIKKWGFHGASHRYIATRSAELLGRDDLRVISCHLGGSSSLCAINSRQSVAVTMGMSPQTGLPQNNRVGDFDPYALPLLMERTGKSLTEVLAHIGNQGGLLGLSGGLSGDMRDLEEAAANGNADAQLALDMFTSEVRRYLGGMLVELGGADAIVFTGGIGENGKQLRKDVCANLQELGIELDEAMNDSAKGEASFHSANSKTQLWVIPTNEEIIVARQTRQLLEST, encoded by the coding sequence ATGAAGGTCCTGGTAGCAAATCTCGGCTCGACCAGCTTCAAGTATCGCTTGTTCGATATGGACAGCGAAACGCAGTTGGCCCGTGGCGGGATCGATCGAATTGGATCTCCAGAAAGTTCCTGCAGCGTTCAGATTGGCGATTGGAAGGAAGAAGTCACGGATCACATGCCTGATCATGCCGTGGCCGTTCGCAAATGCCTTTCCCAGCTGACCGACGCAGAACACGGATGCTTGAAGGACGCCGCCGAAGTATCGGCAATCGGCTTTAAAGCGGTCCACGGTGGACGTGTATCCGGCGTGCAACGAGTCACCGACGACGTCCTTTCCGCGATGGCGGAAATGAACGAAGTCGCCCCGGCTCATAACCCGCCCTACATCGCCGCCATGCGATTACTTTCCGAGCAACTTCCGGAGATTCCGCTAGTTGCCGCCTTCGAGACGGGCTTCCATCAAACGATTCCCGATCGCAATCGCTACTACGGCATTCCCAAGGCCTGGTCGGACGAGTTCCAGATCAAGAAGTGGGGCTTCCATGGAGCGAGCCATCGGTATATCGCGACGCGAAGCGCGGAGCTTTTAGGGCGTGACGATTTGCGAGTCATCTCGTGCCACCTCGGTGGTAGCAGCAGCCTGTGTGCGATTAACAGTCGCCAAAGCGTTGCCGTGACCATGGGCATGAGCCCGCAAACCGGACTGCCGCAGAACAACCGGGTCGGGGATTTCGATCCCTATGCCCTGCCGCTGCTGATGGAAAGAACGGGCAAAAGCCTGACCGAAGTTCTCGCCCACATCGGGAACCAAGGTGGACTTCTCGGTCTCAGTGGCGGCCTCAGCGGCGACATGCGAGACCTGGAAGAGGCCGCCGCCAACGGCAATGCCGACGCACAACTGGCTCTGGACATGTTTACCAGTGAAGTTCGCCGATACCTCGGCGGCATGCTGGTCGAACTGGGCGGAGCCGACGCGATCGTCTTCACCGGAGGCATCGGCGAGAACGGCAAACAGTTACGCAAGGACGTATGTGCCAACTTGCAAGAGTTGGGAATCGAACTGGACGAAGCGATGAACGATTCCGCCAAGGGAGAGGCTTCGTTCCATTCGGCAAACAGCAAAACGCAGCTGTGGGTCATTCCGACCAACGAGGAAATCATCGTTGCTCGACAAACCCGGCAGTTGCTGGAGTCGACCTAA
- the ileS gene encoding isoleucine--tRNA ligase, translating to MFESIPQNVSFPAMETKVLEYWQQNQIYEKSLEARQGSEPFVFYEGPPTANGMPHPGHCLTRAIKDVFPRYRTMRGYYCERKAGWDTHGLPVEVEVCKELGIHSKEEIENYGVEPFIHKCQASVWRYMQEWRRLTERLGFWVDLDDAYVTYHKSFVESVWWSLKNLYDRGLLYQGHKIVWWWAQGGTALSSGEVGQGRREVADPSVYVRFPLLEEENTALLVWTTTPWTLPSNQFAAVHPDLDYATVEDEETGEKLIVAEALVEAIAAKAKRTWKVLSTTKGTTLLGKRYRPPFDYYYKDLGDTQGKLKTGEKQHIAWRVVAADFVTTDSGTGLVHQAPAFGEVDYEVLAAEQDRFEDREGAALICAVGPDGKFTDEAPDYKGRWVKEADKDISRELKERGLLFLLDQYLHEYPFCWRAEEDPLIQYPRESWFIRTTQFKDQMVANNQQINWLPDHIRDGRFGNFLEGNVDWALSRERYWGTPLPIWVCEETGKGEAVCSYAELQEKPGATGFEVWEKAKAENPDLVDDLKIHKPYIDEITYDSPFAEGARMKRVPEVIDCWYDSGAMPFAQWGYPHQGEKNFRAQFPADFISEAIDQTRGWFYSQLAISTLLFGQDEEGKTEPHEYPHPFKNCIVLGLMLGEDGQKMSKSKRNYREPNEIFDKYGADALRWYLYANQPPWTSIRYNEQSIKDSIPEFLLRLWNVFSFFTIYANIDGFEPEVSVANLDEGLAKHFVGAKGARPVAERSELDRWVLSELNRTIQTVTERMDAYDNYNACAAINQFVDGLSNWYVRRSRDRFWSKDKESADKLDAYWTLYECLLTTCQVIAPFVPFLSETLWQNLAGVFGEKAKCSVHLCDFPAADEAAIDTQLSQRMELLREVASLGRQARMNEKLKVRQPLSKVEVVLADDTHRDWLKSHSAILCEELNVKTVEYTQDAEEYINYQIQPNFKRLGPRVGKLMPNVKKVLGQTDAAALLNALQSDGAFTLTIEGESLTFDNDDIQVRLSAKEGWAAAQGKLCVVVLNTELTPELIQEGYVKDLVRLIQDKRKELDLEYTAQIEVGVVTDSSDVQAAVTAYSDYIQTETLATTVQASAIDSIDPIETKIADSDVRIYVKQA from the coding sequence ATGTTTGAAAGCATCCCGCAGAATGTTTCGTTTCCCGCCATGGAAACCAAAGTCCTCGAGTATTGGCAGCAAAACCAGATTTACGAAAAGTCGCTCGAGGCCCGGCAAGGGAGCGAACCGTTCGTTTTCTACGAAGGTCCACCGACCGCCAACGGCATGCCCCACCCAGGCCACTGCCTGACGCGCGCGATCAAAGACGTCTTTCCTCGTTATCGTACGATGCGTGGGTATTACTGCGAGCGCAAAGCTGGCTGGGACACGCACGGTCTGCCGGTCGAAGTGGAAGTCTGCAAAGAACTCGGCATCCACTCGAAGGAAGAGATCGAGAACTACGGCGTCGAACCATTCATCCACAAATGCCAGGCCAGCGTCTGGCGTTATATGCAAGAGTGGCGTCGGCTGACCGAACGGCTCGGTTTCTGGGTCGACCTGGACGACGCTTACGTCACGTATCACAAGAGCTTTGTCGAAAGCGTGTGGTGGTCCCTGAAGAATCTGTACGACCGCGGCCTTCTTTACCAAGGTCACAAGATCGTTTGGTGGTGGGCCCAGGGTGGTACCGCACTTAGCAGCGGCGAAGTCGGCCAAGGGCGACGTGAAGTTGCCGACCCGAGTGTTTATGTACGCTTTCCTCTACTCGAGGAAGAAAACACCGCCCTGTTGGTTTGGACGACGACTCCCTGGACGCTCCCGAGCAATCAGTTCGCGGCCGTCCATCCTGACCTGGACTACGCGACGGTCGAAGACGAAGAGACGGGCGAGAAGCTGATCGTCGCCGAGGCTCTTGTCGAAGCGATCGCCGCGAAGGCCAAACGCACCTGGAAAGTGCTCAGCACGACCAAAGGAACGACACTACTCGGTAAACGTTATCGCCCACCGTTCGACTACTACTACAAAGACCTGGGCGACACGCAGGGAAAACTCAAGACGGGCGAAAAGCAACACATCGCCTGGCGGGTTGTCGCTGCGGACTTCGTCACGACCGATAGTGGTACCGGGTTGGTTCATCAAGCGCCTGCATTCGGTGAAGTGGACTACGAAGTCCTGGCAGCCGAGCAAGACCGATTTGAAGACCGCGAAGGGGCAGCACTCATCTGCGCCGTCGGCCCCGATGGCAAGTTCACCGACGAAGCCCCCGACTACAAGGGCCGCTGGGTCAAAGAGGCCGACAAGGACATCTCGCGGGAATTGAAGGAACGGGGCCTACTCTTCCTGTTAGATCAGTACCTGCACGAATATCCCTTCTGCTGGCGGGCCGAAGAAGATCCGTTGATCCAATACCCTCGCGAGAGTTGGTTCATCCGCACTACGCAATTCAAGGATCAAATGGTGGCCAATAACCAACAGATTAATTGGCTACCCGACCACATCCGCGATGGTCGCTTTGGTAACTTCCTAGAAGGGAATGTCGACTGGGCTCTGTCGCGAGAGCGCTACTGGGGCACGCCGCTGCCGATCTGGGTATGCGAAGAGACCGGCAAAGGGGAAGCCGTTTGCAGCTACGCCGAGCTTCAAGAGAAGCCAGGCGCTACGGGCTTTGAAGTTTGGGAGAAAGCGAAAGCCGAGAATCCCGACCTAGTCGACGACCTGAAGATCCATAAGCCTTACATCGACGAAATCACCTACGATTCGCCGTTTGCCGAAGGTGCACGCATGAAGCGCGTGCCGGAAGTGATCGACTGCTGGTACGACTCCGGCGCGATGCCCTTCGCGCAGTGGGGCTACCCGCATCAAGGTGAGAAAAACTTTAGGGCCCAGTTCCCCGCCGACTTCATCAGCGAAGCGATCGACCAGACGCGCGGCTGGTTCTACAGCCAGTTGGCCATCAGCACGCTCCTGTTTGGCCAGGATGAAGAAGGCAAGACTGAGCCGCACGAGTATCCGCATCCGTTCAAGAACTGCATCGTGCTGGGGCTGATGCTGGGTGAAGACGGCCAGAAGATGTCCAAGAGCAAGCGAAACTATCGCGAGCCGAACGAGATCTTCGACAAGTACGGCGCCGATGCGCTGCGCTGGTATCTGTACGCCAACCAGCCGCCATGGACCTCGATCCGCTACAACGAGCAGTCGATCAAAGACAGCATCCCAGAGTTCCTGCTGCGGCTGTGGAACGTCTTCAGCTTCTTCACCATCTACGCCAATATCGACGGCTTCGAACCGGAAGTCTCGGTCGCCAACCTGGACGAGGGACTGGCGAAACATTTCGTCGGCGCCAAGGGTGCCCGGCCGGTGGCGGAGCGAAGCGAGCTGGACCGCTGGGTACTCAGCGAACTGAATCGCACGATCCAAACCGTCACCGAGCGGATGGATGCGTACGACAACTATAACGCCTGCGCCGCGATCAACCAGTTCGTCGACGGGCTATCGAACTGGTACGTCCGCCGCAGCCGCGATCGCTTCTGGAGCAAGGACAAGGAGTCGGCCGACAAGCTGGACGCTTACTGGACGCTGTACGAATGTTTGCTGACGACCTGTCAGGTTATCGCCCCATTCGTTCCGTTTCTGTCCGAGACTCTGTGGCAAAATCTGGCCGGAGTTTTCGGCGAGAAAGCGAAATGCAGCGTTCACCTATGCGACTTCCCGGCTGCTGACGAGGCCGCGATCGATACGCAGCTCTCGCAGCGAATGGAACTGCTGCGCGAAGTCGCTTCGCTCGGACGTCAGGCTCGCATGAACGAGAAGCTGAAGGTTCGCCAACCGCTGAGCAAGGTCGAAGTGGTTCTCGCCGACGACACGCATCGCGATTGGCTCAAGTCGCACAGCGCGATCTTATGCGAAGAGCTGAACGTCAAAACGGTGGAATACACGCAGGACGCCGAAGAGTACATCAATTACCAGATCCAGCCGAACTTCAAAAGGCTCGGCCCTCGCGTGGGTAAGCTGATGCCCAACGTAAAGAAGGTCCTCGGCCAAACGGATGCCGCCGCGCTGCTGAATGCCCTGCAGTCGGATGGGGCGTTTACGCTGACGATCGAAGGGGAATCACTCACCTTTGATAACGACGACATCCAAGTTCGCCTTTCCGCAAAGGAAGGCTGGGCTGCCGCCCAGGGTAAGCTTTGCGTGGTCGTGTTGAACACTGAGCTGACGCCTGAGTTAATCCAGGAAGGCTACGTCAAGGATCTCGTGAGATTGATCCAAGACAAGCGTAAAGAACTGGACCTGGAGTACACCGCCCAAATTGAAGTGGGCGTGGTCACCGATTCCAGCGACGTGCAGGCCGCTGTGACTGCATACAGCGACTACATACAGACAGAAACGCTGGCGACGACGGTACAAGCTTCGGCCATCGATAGTATCGATCCGATCGAAACCAAGATCGCCGACAGCGACGTTCGCATCTACGTGAAGCAGGCATAA
- a CDS encoding EutN/CcmL family microcompartment protein — protein sequence MQTARVVGTATSTVRHVSMRGWKLLVVQPMQVDGTTPDGHPLVAVDAVNAGPGELVMITSDGKSTSELLKYPRTPVRWTVIGIIDE from the coding sequence ATGCAAACGGCACGCGTGGTCGGTACGGCCACCAGCACAGTACGACACGTGTCGATGCGAGGCTGGAAACTGTTGGTAGTGCAGCCGATGCAAGTCGACGGCACCACCCCAGATGGGCATCCGCTGGTCGCGGTCGATGCCGTCAACGCAGGGCCAGGCGAACTGGTGATGATCACCAGCGATGGCAAATCGACTTCCGAACTTTTGAAATACCCCCGAACGCCCGTCCGTTGGACGGTGATCGGCATTATTGACGAATAA
- a CDS encoding HNH endonuclease: protein MSALLERPTLVLNRNWQPVGVASVARSLTQVFCGTARIVDPHSYQLYTWEDWSNLAPGKDEPFISSQLLKVRIPEVVSLVNYDRIPRNTVTFSRRNVFKRDQYMCQYCGSRPGSEYLTIDHVVPRSQGGESSWENCVLACVDCNHRKANRTPAEAHMPMRKEPIRPRWTPVYAARRVRIESWSKFVSEAYWDTELDT from the coding sequence ATGTCGGCCCTTTTGGAGCGGCCCACGCTGGTCCTCAACCGCAACTGGCAGCCTGTCGGTGTGGCTTCGGTGGCACGTTCGTTGACGCAGGTTTTCTGCGGAACGGCTCGTATCGTCGACCCGCATAGCTATCAGTTGTACACGTGGGAGGATTGGTCGAACCTGGCCCCAGGCAAGGATGAGCCTTTCATTTCTTCGCAGCTATTAAAGGTGCGGATCCCGGAAGTTGTCTCGCTGGTCAACTACGATCGCATTCCGCGGAACACCGTGACGTTCAGTCGTCGCAATGTGTTCAAGCGGGACCAGTACATGTGTCAGTACTGCGGATCGCGGCCAGGCAGCGAGTATCTGACGATCGACCACGTCGTCCCGCGGAGCCAGGGAGGTGAATCCTCTTGGGAAAACTGCGTGTTGGCTTGCGTCGACTGTAACCATCGCAAGGCGAACCGGACCCCGGCGGAAGCTCACATGCCGATGCGTAAGGAACCGATTCGGCCGAGGTGGACTCCGGTCTATGCGGCCAGACGCGTCCGCATTGAGTCCTGGAGTAAGTTCGTTAGCGAAGCTTACTGGGACACCGAACTCGACACCTAA
- a CDS encoding BMC domain-containing protein, whose protein sequence is MAKVMEALGMIETKGFVTLVEATDAMLKAANVTFVGWDKVGSGLVSAFITGDVAAVKAATDAGAAAAGRLGEVVSVQVIPRPHEDIGIVLPPPVKQVYTTE, encoded by the coding sequence ATGGCGAAAGTAATGGAAGCGTTGGGCATGATTGAAACCAAGGGCTTTGTGACCTTGGTGGAAGCCACCGACGCAATGTTGAAGGCAGCCAACGTGACGTTCGTTGGTTGGGACAAAGTTGGCAGCGGTTTGGTTTCCGCTTTCATCACCGGCGACGTCGCCGCTGTGAAGGCCGCCACCGATGCAGGTGCTGCAGCAGCTGGCCGTCTGGGCGAAGTTGTCAGCGTTCAGGTCATTCCACGACCGCACGAAGACATCGGTATCGTTCTGCCGCCGCCGGTCAAGCAGGTTTACACCACCGAGTAG
- a CDS encoding BMC domain-containing protein yields the protein MQNAIGLIETKGLVGLVEATDAMAKAANVKIVKRVNIGGGLVTTVVSGDVGSVRAAVEAGANAAQQVGELAGSHVLPRPAEGLSDVYFS from the coding sequence ATGCAAAACGCAATTGGTTTGATTGAAACCAAAGGTTTGGTTGGCCTGGTCGAAGCGACCGACGCCATGGCGAAGGCCGCCAACGTCAAGATCGTAAAGCGCGTCAACATTGGCGGTGGTCTGGTTACCACGGTTGTCAGTGGCGACGTTGGTAGCGTTCGTGCTGCTGTCGAAGCTGGTGCCAACGCCGCTCAGCAAGTTGGCGAACTGGCTGGCAGCCATGTCCTGCCTCGCCCAGCCGAAGGTCTCAGCGACGTTTACTTCAGCTAA
- the pduL gene encoding phosphate propanoyltransferase, translated as MSSSLNLDHATIERIVRQIVLSQSGAPTQPSAPPAAPKLVVSISARHIHLTDAHVETLFGPGHVLTPMKDLYQDGFYAAEETVMVVGPRRRMLEKVRVLGPTRDYSQVELAFTDAISLGIDAPVRASGKIDGTPGCVLVGPKGAVQLDQGVIRAERHVHMNNRDAEFYGVKNGDRMNLRITSLGCTTTFEDLLVRADDVSKLEVHIDTDEGNACNLDAATEIELLKKEPCGCKTKH; from the coding sequence ATGAGTTCCTCGCTGAATCTCGATCATGCCACCATCGAACGGATCGTTCGTCAGATCGTTCTTTCGCAAAGTGGTGCTCCAACCCAGCCCTCTGCCCCTCCGGCTGCTCCCAAGCTGGTGGTCAGCATTTCGGCTCGTCACATTCACTTGACCGACGCCCACGTCGAAACGCTGTTCGGTCCTGGTCACGTACTGACGCCGATGAAGGACCTTTATCAAGACGGCTTCTACGCCGCGGAAGAAACCGTGATGGTCGTCGGTCCGCGTCGTCGCATGCTGGAAAAGGTTCGCGTGCTGGGTCCGACGCGTGATTACAGCCAGGTGGAATTGGCCTTCACCGACGCGATCTCCTTGGGTATCGACGCCCCGGTACGTGCTTCTGGCAAGATCGACGGCACCCCAGGCTGCGTGTTGGTTGGTCCCAAAGGGGCCGTTCAACTCGACCAAGGCGTGATCCGCGCCGAACGTCACGTCCACATGAACAACCGCGACGCCGAATTTTACGGAGTGAAAAATGGCGATCGCATGAACCTCCGAATCACCTCGTTAGGTTGCACCACTACGTTTGAAGACTTGCTCGTCCGAGCCGACGACGTCAGCAAACTGGAAGTCCACATCGACACCGATGAAGGGAACGCGTGCAACCTGGATGCGGCCACCGAGATCGAGCTTTTGAAGAAAGAGCCCTGCGGCTGCAAGACGAAACACTAG
- the purN gene encoding phosphoribosylglycinamide formyltransferase, with product MTTWPVHTVENPLKIAVLISGGGTTLRNLLERIREDQLPLEVVLVVSSSSQAKGMAYAEEANIPCQFITVAQHPDKADFSQAIFQACREKEVELVVMGGFLKQIAVPEDFVNRVVNIHPSLIPAFCGAGFYGIRVHTAVIEHGAKVSGCTVHFVDDHYDHGPIIAQSVVEVFPSDQPADLAARVFDAECQIYPATIAAIAEGRVSVRGRQVTVQPTN from the coding sequence ATGACGACCTGGCCTGTACATACCGTAGAGAACCCCCTGAAAATTGCCGTCTTGATCTCCGGAGGCGGGACGACGCTCCGTAACCTGCTCGAGCGAATTCGCGAAGATCAACTTCCGTTGGAGGTCGTTCTGGTGGTCTCCAGCAGCAGCCAAGCCAAGGGCATGGCGTACGCCGAAGAGGCGAACATCCCCTGCCAGTTCATCACCGTCGCGCAGCATCCGGACAAAGCCGACTTCTCGCAGGCCATCTTTCAGGCCTGCCGCGAGAAAGAGGTCGAACTGGTGGTGATGGGTGGCTTCCTCAAGCAGATCGCCGTGCCGGAAGACTTCGTCAATCGTGTCGTGAACATTCATCCATCGCTGATTCCAGCCTTCTGCGGAGCTGGCTTCTACGGCATCCGTGTCCATACGGCCGTGATCGAGCACGGGGCAAAGGTCAGCGGCTGCACGGTTCACTTCGTCGACGATCACTACGATCATGGGCCCATCATCGCCCAAAGCGTCGTGGAAGTCTTTCCGAGCGATCAGCCTGCGGACCTTGCGGCACGTGTCTTTGATGCTGAGTGCCAGATCTACCCGGCAACAATCGCCGCCATCGCCGAGGGGCGCGTCAGCGTGAGGGGACGCCAAGTCACCGTCCAGCCAACGAACTAG
- a CDS encoding EutN/CcmL family microcompartment protein, whose product MFIAKVTGSVISTQKVDTMVGHKLLVVEPYRLEAKDRQSLVTTGRTFVAVDMLGSGVGDFVLITQGSSARLTPETKSLPIDCVVIGIVDRAQVESFCVYDRQGDDDEPQAKAQPAPAPKPKPKSEPKPEPTKDQPTKEDSES is encoded by the coding sequence ATGTTTATCGCCAAAGTGACCGGATCGGTCATTTCCACGCAGAAAGTCGACACAATGGTTGGTCACAAGTTGCTTGTGGTCGAACCTTATCGATTGGAAGCGAAGGATCGCCAGTCGTTGGTAACCACCGGCCGAACGTTCGTTGCCGTCGACATGCTCGGCAGCGGTGTGGGTGACTTCGTACTGATCACCCAAGGTTCCAGTGCCCGACTGACTCCGGAAACGAAATCCCTTCCGATCGATTGTGTCGTGATCGGCATCGTCGATCGTGCTCAAGTCGAAAGCTTCTGTGTCTACGACCGGCAAGGAGACGACGACGAGCCGCAAGCCAAGGCCCAGCCAGCACCGGCCCCGAAGCCTAAACCAAAATCGGAACCGAAGCCTGAGCCAACCAAGGACCAACCAACCAAGGAAGACTCGGAAAGTTAG